Proteins from a genomic interval of Bradyrhizobium sp. CCBAU 53340:
- a CDS encoding acyl-CoA dehydrogenase, with amino-acid sequence MNFDDTPQEAAFRETARKWIAANAPKEFEQELSKSSLGRIRLAKHDMVEVGKAWQKKKFESNWTCLHWPKEYGGRGATPIERVIWQQEEGVYGKLTQPFQIGEGMCGPTVMAWGSEDAKRRYLPKLASGEEIWCQLFSEPSAGSDVAGLRTRAEKKGDVWVVNGQKIWTSGAHYSDYGLLIARTDPNVPKHKGLTMFFLDMKSPGVEVRPIKQANGMQEFNEVYFTDVVIPDSQRLGAVGEGWSVSLTTLMNERMSIGARLATGVPEMFEFCSNLMLEDGLAIDDPAVRSKLASWAVKSSGLKYTSYRAISALSKGERPGPENSIGKLVSGMMLQDIATYAMDLQGAAGVLTGADEETVHGQFQQMLLSSPSMRIAGGTDEILRNIIAERVLGLPGDIRVDKDVPYNKIPTKGR; translated from the coding sequence ATGAATTTCGACGACACCCCGCAGGAAGCCGCATTCCGCGAGACCGCGCGCAAATGGATCGCCGCCAACGCGCCGAAGGAGTTCGAGCAGGAGCTGTCAAAATCCTCGCTCGGCCGCATCAGGCTTGCCAAGCACGACATGGTCGAGGTCGGCAAGGCCTGGCAGAAGAAGAAGTTCGAAAGCAACTGGACCTGCCTGCACTGGCCGAAGGAATATGGCGGCCGTGGCGCGACGCCGATCGAGCGCGTGATCTGGCAGCAGGAAGAGGGCGTCTACGGCAAGCTGACACAGCCATTCCAGATCGGCGAGGGCATGTGCGGCCCGACCGTGATGGCCTGGGGCAGCGAAGACGCCAAGCGCCGCTATTTGCCGAAGCTCGCCTCGGGCGAGGAGATCTGGTGTCAGCTGTTCTCCGAGCCGTCCGCCGGCTCCGATGTCGCGGGCCTGCGCACGCGCGCGGAGAAGAAGGGCGACGTCTGGGTTGTCAACGGGCAGAAGATCTGGACGTCGGGCGCGCATTATTCCGACTACGGTCTGTTGATCGCACGCACCGATCCCAACGTGCCCAAGCACAAGGGCCTCACCATGTTCTTCCTGGACATGAAGAGCCCCGGCGTCGAGGTCCGCCCGATCAAGCAGGCCAACGGCATGCAGGAGTTCAACGAGGTCTATTTCACCGATGTCGTGATCCCCGACAGCCAGCGGTTAGGAGCCGTCGGCGAAGGCTGGAGCGTGTCGCTGACCACGCTGATGAACGAGCGCATGTCGATCGGCGCGCGGCTCGCGACCGGCGTGCCTGAAATGTTCGAGTTCTGCTCGAACCTGATGCTGGAGGACGGGCTTGCGATCGACGATCCCGCGGTGCGCTCGAAGCTCGCGAGCTGGGCCGTGAAGTCGAGCGGGCTGAAATACACCAGCTACCGCGCGATCTCCGCGCTGTCGAAGGGCGAGCGGCCGGGACCGGAGAACTCGATCGGCAAGCTGGTCTCGGGCATGATGCTGCAGGACATCGCGACTTATGCCATGGACCTCCAGGGCGCGGCCGGCGTCCTCACCGGAGCCGATGAGGAGACGGTGCACGGACAATTCCAGCAGATGCTGCTGTCCTCGCCCTCGATGCGCATCGCCGGCGGCACCGATGAGATTTTGCGCAACATCATCGCCGAGCGGGTGCTGGGTCTGCCGGGCGACATCCGCGTCGACAAGGATGTGCCTTACAACAAGATCCCGACCAAGGGGCGGTGA
- a CDS encoding sigma-70 family RNA polymerase sigma factor yields MPLTNSLRDDILAAVPSLRAFAISLSGNADRADDLVQETLLRALANIDSFQPGSNLPAWLFTILRNLFRSDYRKRRREVEDAEGNYAKTLKTQPSQNAHLEFEEFRSALDKLPQDQREALILVGASGFSYEDAASICGCAVGTIKSRVNRARSKLAALLYVDGAEDFGPDETVRAVIGGSGG; encoded by the coding sequence ATGCCTCTCACGAACTCCCTGCGTGACGACATCCTCGCGGCCGTGCCGAGCCTGCGCGCGTTTGCGATCTCGCTCAGCGGCAATGCGGACCGCGCCGACGATTTGGTGCAAGAGACGCTGCTCCGCGCGCTCGCCAACATCGATTCGTTCCAGCCTGGCTCCAACCTGCCGGCATGGCTGTTCACGATCCTGCGCAACCTGTTCCGCTCCGACTATCGCAAGCGGCGGCGCGAGGTCGAGGACGCCGAGGGCAACTATGCCAAAACACTGAAGACGCAGCCCTCGCAGAACGCCCATCTTGAATTCGAGGAGTTTCGCTCCGCGCTCGACAAGCTTCCGCAGGACCAGCGCGAAGCCTTGATCCTGGTCGGGGCCTCCGGCTTCTCCTATGAAGATGCGGCCTCGATCTGCGGCTGCGCGGTCGGCACCATCAAGAGCCGCGTCAATCGCGCCCGCTCCAAGCTCGCCGCGCTGCTCTATGTCGACGGCGCCGAGGACTTCGGCCCCGATGAGACCGTGCGCGCCGTGATCGGCGGCAGCGGCGGATAG
- a CDS encoding NepR family anti-sigma factor, whose amino-acid sequence MKDLKSQASKSTTPGKGGLTPEIQSRIGHQLRAMYDDVVRQGVPDRFAELIKKLDAPGGGSQNENGAGGSNDNHGRD is encoded by the coding sequence ATGAAAGATCTCAAGTCTCAAGCCAGCAAAAGCACGACCCCCGGCAAGGGAGGGCTCACACCGGAGATCCAATCCCGGATTGGGCACCAATTGCGCGCCATGTACGACGACGTCGTACGGCAAGGGGTTCCGGACCGGTTCGCGGAGCTCATCAAAAAGCTTGATGCGCCGGGAGGCGGGTCCCAAAACGAGAATGGAGCTGGGGGCTCCAACGACAACCATGGGAGGGATTAA
- a CDS encoding lysozyme inhibitor LprI family protein gives MAMTFVSALALVACAVVSSSPLYALDCAKASLKADKLICAFPEAKQADEEMSAAYFALLRRTTDPDFHEALIRSQRRWIEARSRGVPRIDGEQDEEPDDRKVLLKVTKDRLGFLKGNAPIRTMELQRKVASKDGGGPFAGYEGPCDFMPPRYGHWEYACWIATHRQHKDRVCSVGEEWTSGHTTERRLVSVVTNGEPKPVASCYTGYAGHSCPEPDIGAAAHWDTNPQISAGDLAPPRAGSLWKYDPDGPAGYDEPWMQDCLLAPNYPPADLRRPESSSAGKTP, from the coding sequence ATGGCCATGACATTCGTTTCCGCTCTGGCTTTGGTCGCCTGCGCTGTCGTTTCTTCGTCCCCTCTGTATGCGCTGGACTGTGCCAAGGCCTCGCTGAAGGCGGACAAGCTCATTTGTGCTTTTCCAGAGGCGAAGCAGGCCGACGAGGAGATGAGCGCCGCCTATTTCGCGTTGCTGCGTCGGACCACGGACCCGGACTTCCACGAAGCTCTCATCCGCAGCCAACGACGATGGATCGAGGCGCGGTCGCGCGGCGTCCCGAGGATTGATGGAGAGCAAGACGAAGAACCCGACGATCGCAAGGTGTTGCTGAAGGTCACGAAGGATCGTCTCGGTTTCTTGAAAGGCAACGCACCGATCCGCACGATGGAGCTACAGCGGAAAGTCGCGTCCAAGGACGGCGGTGGACCGTTCGCAGGCTATGAAGGTCCCTGCGATTTCATGCCTCCGCGCTATGGTCATTGGGAGTATGCTTGCTGGATCGCCACGCATCGCCAGCACAAGGACCGAGTCTGTAGCGTCGGAGAGGAGTGGACCAGCGGGCATACGACCGAGCGACGGCTCGTCAGCGTTGTGACGAATGGCGAACCCAAGCCAGTCGCGAGTTGTTATACAGGCTATGCGGGGCATAGCTGCCCAGAACCCGACATCGGGGCGGCCGCTCACTGGGACACGAACCCTCAGATATCGGCCGGCGATCTCGCTCCGCCGCGCGCCGGCAGCCTCTGGAAATATGACCCCGATGGCCCGGCTGGTTATGATGAACCCTGGATGCAGGATTGCCTGCTCGCGCCGAATTATCCTCCGGCGGATCTCAGGCGGCCTGAATCGTCTTCAGCGGGGAAGACCCCATAG
- a CDS encoding response regulator, which produces MSRSQLVAEHLPLLRRYARALTGSQASGDAYVAAMLEAMLGDPSVLDETHGPRAGLFRLFTQIWNSVSVNDDAEVATLPMPPERRLSNITPLPRQAFLLLSLEGFSEEEVAYILATDVAETRRLADAAGREMAAEIATDVLIIEDETFIAMDLESLVKNLGHNVVGVARTHADAVALAKNKRPGLILADIQLADGSSGLDAVNELLRTFEVPVVFITAYPERFLTGERPEPAFLISKPFQPAMVSAVASQALFFQRNSRNRTPKAPAA; this is translated from the coding sequence ATGTCCCGTTCACAGCTCGTTGCTGAACACTTGCCGCTGTTGCGCCGGTATGCGCGCGCCCTGACGGGCAGCCAGGCCTCCGGCGACGCCTATGTCGCAGCCATGTTGGAAGCCATGCTCGGGGATCCCAGCGTGCTCGACGAGACCCATGGGCCGCGGGCCGGCCTGTTTCGGCTGTTCACCCAGATCTGGAATTCCGTCTCCGTGAATGACGATGCCGAGGTGGCGACGCTGCCGATGCCGCCGGAGCGGCGACTGTCCAACATCACGCCGCTGCCGCGGCAGGCCTTCCTGTTGCTCTCGCTCGAAGGATTCTCGGAGGAGGAAGTCGCCTACATCCTCGCAACCGATGTCGCCGAGACGCGGCGCCTGGCCGATGCTGCCGGCCGCGAGATGGCGGCGGAGATCGCAACCGACGTCCTGATCATCGAGGACGAGACCTTCATCGCCATGGACCTCGAGAGCCTGGTGAAGAATCTCGGTCACAATGTCGTGGGCGTCGCGCGCACCCATGCCGACGCGGTGGCGCTGGCCAAGAACAAGCGGCCCGGCCTCATCCTCGCCGACATCCAGCTCGCCGACGGCTCGTCGGGCCTCGATGCGGTCAACGAGCTGCTCCGCACCTTCGAGGTTCCTGTCGTGTTCATCACCGCCTATCCCGAGCGTTTCCTCACCGGCGAACGCCCGGAGCCGGCCTTCCTGATCTCGAAGCCGTTCCAGCCCGCGATGGTGTCGGCGGTGGCGAGCCAGGCGCTGTTCTTCCAGCGCAACTCGCGCAACCGCACGCCAAAGGCGCCGGCGGCATAA
- a CDS encoding efflux RND transporter permease subunit, translating to MQESISSPFIRYPIGTSLLMAGILFVGLVAYPLLPVAPLPQVDFPTIQVSASLPGGSPETMASSVAQPLERQLAQIPGITQMTSTSSLGSAAITIQFDLNRLIDAAANDVQAAINAASGQLPKNLPSPPTYRKVNPADSPIMILSATSDTLPLTTVSDRTDAQLAQQISQIPGVAQVFVGGQQKPSVRIQIDPAKLVAKGLSLEDVRSQIATATTDSPKGNIDGASRAYTVYANDQLLEPSQWQDVIIAYRNGAPLRIRDIGEAVSGPEDMKTAAWADGKRGVFLVIFKQPGANVIETVDRIKQKLPRLIAAIPPAISIKTISDRTITIRAAVDDVQITLMITIGLVVMVIFIFLRSFWATIIPSITVPLALLGACSLMWVFGYSLDNLSLMALTIAVGFVVDDAIVMLENITRYVERGENPVTAAYKGAAEIGFTIVSISISLVAVLIPLLLMGGIIGRLFREFAVTLSMAIFVSLVVSLSLTPMMASRFLRSDHEARHGRVYQWSERLFERLLGAYERGLDVALRHSLITLCVFFATVALSALLFILIPKGFFPQQDNGFLTAVSEMPQDISFAEMKRRQEELNAIVQADPAVDSIAMFIGGGGTALNSGRMYVTLKPIGERNANAQQIIARLRPKLAEVEGARLYMQASQDVRLGGRATRTQFEFTLQDANLSELNAWAPKILTEMKGLPELRDVATDQQTEGTTLQLTINRDTAARYGIQPQLIDDTLYDAFGQRQVTQYFTQTNSYHVVLEITPALQGRLDTLDKLYIKSPLTGEEVPLSVICSWNNVPVRPLAIAHQSQFPAVTISFNLAEGVALGQATVAVMRAVSEMGAPPTLSMSFQGTAQAFQQSLGTVPMLILAALVVVYLVLGVLYESYIHPLTILSTLPSAGVGAIAILMVSGFDFSLIALIGIILLIGIVKKNGIMMVDFAIAAEREQHLTPEQSIRQAALLRFRPIMMTTMAALLGGVPLMLGHGTGAEIRQPLGYAMVGGLVVSQALTLFTTPVVYLYLDRFSNALSRWMEKKPEAGVEVESEEQKDAAE from the coding sequence ATGCAAGAGAGCATCTCGTCTCCGTTCATCCGCTACCCGATCGGCACCTCGCTGCTGATGGCCGGCATCCTGTTCGTAGGCCTGGTGGCCTACCCTCTGCTGCCAGTTGCACCGCTGCCGCAGGTCGACTTCCCCACCATCCAGGTTTCCGCGTCACTTCCGGGCGGCAGCCCCGAAACCATGGCCTCCTCCGTGGCGCAGCCGCTCGAGCGCCAGCTCGCACAGATCCCCGGCATCACGCAGATGACCTCGACGAGCTCGCTCGGCTCGGCAGCGATCACCATCCAGTTCGATCTCAACCGCCTGATTGACGCTGCCGCCAACGACGTGCAGGCTGCGATCAACGCCGCGAGCGGCCAATTGCCGAAGAACCTGCCCTCGCCGCCGACCTACCGAAAGGTCAACCCGGCTGATTCCCCGATCATGATTCTGTCGGCGACCTCGGATACGCTGCCGCTGACCACCGTCAGCGACCGCACCGACGCCCAGCTCGCGCAGCAGATCAGCCAGATTCCCGGCGTCGCCCAGGTGTTCGTCGGCGGTCAGCAGAAGCCCTCGGTGCGTATCCAGATCGACCCGGCCAAGCTGGTGGCCAAGGGATTGTCGCTGGAAGATGTTCGCAGCCAGATCGCGACCGCGACCACCGACAGCCCGAAGGGCAACATCGATGGCGCAAGCCGCGCCTACACCGTCTATGCCAACGACCAGCTGCTCGAGCCCAGCCAATGGCAGGATGTGATCATCGCCTATCGCAACGGCGCACCGTTGCGGATTCGCGACATCGGCGAAGCGGTATCGGGACCGGAGGACATGAAGACAGCGGCCTGGGCCGACGGCAAGCGCGGTGTCTTCCTGGTCATCTTCAAGCAGCCCGGTGCCAACGTCATCGAGACGGTCGACCGTATCAAGCAGAAGCTGCCGCGGCTGATCGCGGCGATCCCGCCCGCGATCAGCATCAAGACCATCAGCGACCGGACCATCACCATCCGCGCCGCGGTCGACGACGTCCAGATCACGCTCATGATCACCATCGGTCTGGTGGTGATGGTGATCTTCATCTTCCTGCGCAGCTTCTGGGCCACGATCATCCCGAGCATCACCGTGCCGCTGGCACTGCTCGGGGCCTGCTCGCTGATGTGGGTGTTCGGCTACTCCTTGGACAATCTGTCGCTGATGGCGCTGACCATCGCGGTCGGTTTCGTGGTCGACGACGCCATCGTGATGCTGGAAAACATCACGCGCTATGTCGAGCGCGGCGAAAATCCTGTTACCGCCGCCTACAAGGGCGCCGCCGAGATCGGCTTCACCATCGTCTCCATCAGCATCTCGCTGGTTGCCGTGCTGATCCCGCTGCTGCTGATGGGCGGCATCATCGGTCGCCTGTTCCGCGAATTCGCGGTGACGCTGTCGATGGCCATCTTCGTCTCCCTCGTGGTGTCGCTGAGCCTGACGCCTATGATGGCCTCGCGCTTCCTGCGTTCCGATCACGAGGCTCGCCACGGCCGCGTGTACCAATGGAGCGAGCGGCTGTTCGAGCGCCTGCTTGGCGCCTATGAGCGCGGGCTCGACGTCGCGCTGCGGCACAGTCTCATCACGCTCTGCGTCTTCTTCGCCACCGTCGCACTGTCCGCCCTGCTGTTCATCCTGATCCCCAAGGGTTTCTTTCCGCAGCAGGACAACGGGTTCCTCACCGCGGTGTCGGAGATGCCCCAGGACATCTCCTTTGCCGAGATGAAACGGCGGCAGGAGGAGCTCAATGCCATCGTACAGGCCGACCCGGCCGTCGATTCCATCGCGATGTTCATCGGCGGCGGCGGCACGGCGCTGAATTCGGGACGCATGTATGTCACGCTGAAGCCGATCGGGGAGCGCAACGCCAATGCGCAACAGATCATCGCACGGCTGCGGCCGAAGCTCGCCGAGGTCGAGGGCGCACGCCTCTATATGCAGGCTTCACAGGACGTCCGGCTCGGCGGCCGCGCCACCCGTACCCAGTTCGAGTTCACGCTGCAGGACGCCAATCTTTCGGAATTGAACGCGTGGGCGCCAAAAATCCTGACGGAGATGAAGGGACTGCCGGAGCTTCGTGACGTCGCCACCGACCAGCAGACCGAGGGCACGACGCTGCAGCTCACGATCAATCGCGACACGGCGGCACGCTATGGCATCCAGCCGCAGCTGATCGACGACACGCTCTATGACGCTTTCGGCCAGCGTCAGGTGACGCAATATTTTACGCAGACCAACAGCTATCACGTGGTGCTCGAGATCACGCCGGCGCTGCAAGGCAGGCTCGATACGCTCGACAAGCTCTACATCAAGTCCCCGCTGACCGGTGAGGAGGTCCCGCTCTCGGTCATCTGCAGCTGGAACAACGTGCCGGTGCGGCCGCTCGCGATCGCGCATCAGAGCCAATTTCCGGCAGTGACGATCAGCTTCAACCTCGCCGAGGGCGTTGCGCTCGGACAGGCGACCGTAGCCGTGATGCGCGCAGTGAGCGAGATGGGCGCGCCGCCGACGCTGTCAATGAGCTTCCAGGGGACTGCGCAGGCGTTCCAGCAGTCGCTGGGCACGGTGCCGATGCTGATCCTTGCCGCGCTCGTCGTGGTTTATCTGGTGCTGGGGGTGCTCTACGAGAGCTACATCCACCCGCTGACCATCCTGTCGACGCTGCCGTCGGCCGGCGTCGGCGCAATCGCGATCCTGATGGTCTCAGGCTTCGATTTCAGCCTGATTGCCCTGATCGGGATCATCCTCCTGATCGGGATCGTCAAGAAGAACGGCATCATGATGGTGGATTTCGCTATCGCCGCCGAGCGCGAGCAGCATCTGACGCCGGAGCAATCGATCCGCCAAGCCGCGCTGCTGCGTTTCCGGCCGATCATGATGACGACGATGGCGGCCCTGCTCGGCGGCGTGCCGCTGATGCTCGGTCATGGCACCGGCGCCGAGATCCGCCAACCGCTCGGCTACGCCATGGTCGGTGGTCTCGTCGTGAGCCAGGCGCTGACCTTGTTCACGACGCCCGTCGTCTATCTCTACCTCGACCGCTTCTCCAACGCGCTGTCACGCTGGATGGAGAAGAAGCCGGAGGCTGGGGTGGAGGTCGAGAGCGAAGAGCAGAAGGACGCCGCGGAGTGA
- a CDS encoding nuclear transport factor 2 family protein produces the protein MDQQLLDRLAIRDLVENWAVWRDAGDWERFAAVWHEEGWMSATWFQGPAREFMRVSQEGFAKGVRILHFLGGTSIDLSGERAIAQTKMTISQRALVHDVLCDVVCTGRFYDFLEKRKGQWGIVRRQPIYEKDRIDPVNPAAMLQLDQKVLAALPEGYRHLAYMQELIGYKVKRDMPGLIGPEVEKLYGEGRDWLAGKTK, from the coding sequence ATGGATCAGCAACTTCTCGATCGCCTCGCCATCCGCGACCTCGTCGAGAATTGGGCGGTGTGGCGCGATGCCGGCGATTGGGAGCGATTTGCCGCCGTCTGGCACGAAGAGGGCTGGATGTCCGCCACCTGGTTTCAGGGGCCGGCGCGGGAGTTCATGCGGGTCAGCCAGGAGGGCTTTGCCAAGGGCGTGCGCATCCTGCATTTCCTCGGTGGTACCAGCATCGACCTGTCGGGCGAGCGGGCCATTGCGCAGACCAAGATGACGATCTCGCAGCGTGCCTTGGTGCACGACGTGCTCTGCGATGTCGTCTGCACCGGCCGCTTCTACGATTTCCTGGAGAAGCGAAAGGGCCAGTGGGGCATCGTCCGCCGCCAACCGATTTACGAGAAGGACCGGATCGACCCGGTCAACCCCGCCGCGATGCTTCAACTCGATCAAAAAGTGCTCGCCGCGCTCCCCGAAGGCTACCGCCACCTCGCCTACATGCAGGAGCTGATCGGCTACAAGGTCAAGCGCGACATGCCCGGCCTCATCGGCCCCGAGGTCGAGAAGCTCTATGGCGAGGGGCGGGACTGGCTGGCGGGGAAGACGAAGTGA
- the htpG gene encoding molecular chaperone HtpG, translating into MTTSDTATHTQPFQAEVSELLHLMVHSVYSETDIFLRELVSNASDACDKLRYEAIANPDLLGEGDALKIRIIPNKAAGTLTIADNGIGMERQELIDHLGTIARSGTKAFVSKLKEAKDGLGLIGQFGVGFYSAFMVAEKIVVGSRRAGESDVWTWTSSGGSGFEIARASDEEASRVVRGTEIVLHLKDDAKKYLETYEIERIVGAYSDNILFPIELVPEEGEPRQINSASALWQRSKSELSTEDYKKAYQQIASAFDDPAMTLHYRAEGRYSYAVLLFAPSTKPFDLFEPNRKGRVKLYVRRVFITDDADLLPGYLRFIRGVVDSEDLPLNISREMLQNNPQLAQIRKAVATRVVNELESLAEKDAENFAKIWDAFGAVLKEGIYEDFERREKLLTLSRFTTTTGEKRALKDVVADFKPNQTEIYYLVGDSIERLKSSPRLEAAAARGIEVLLLSDPVDAFWTSMPSEFEGKPLKSLSQGDLNLDLIPRVDEKDEKKDEPAADEAATIAVIKAALGERVSDVKASTRLTSSASCLVADSQGPSRELERILAQQNRGLRTKPILEINLRHPMVTAITRAQAGSKTVDDLSLLLLEQAQILDGELPEDPAAFAARLNRLVLQGLG; encoded by the coding sequence ATGACGACGTCCGATACGGCCACGCATACGCAGCCTTTCCAGGCCGAGGTTTCCGAGCTTTTGCACCTGATGGTGCATTCGGTCTATTCGGAGACCGACATTTTCCTGCGCGAGCTCGTCTCCAACGCCTCGGATGCCTGCGACAAGTTGCGCTACGAGGCGATCGCCAATCCGGACCTGCTGGGCGAGGGCGACGCGCTCAAGATCCGCATCATCCCGAACAAGGCGGCCGGAACGCTCACGATCGCCGACAACGGCATCGGCATGGAGCGGCAGGAGCTGATCGACCATCTCGGCACCATCGCCCGCTCCGGCACCAAGGCCTTCGTCTCGAAGCTGAAGGAGGCCAAGGACGGCCTCGGCCTGATCGGCCAGTTCGGCGTTGGTTTCTATTCCGCCTTCATGGTCGCCGAGAAGATCGTGGTCGGCAGCCGCCGCGCCGGCGAGAGCGACGTCTGGACCTGGACGTCATCGGGCGGCTCCGGCTTCGAGATCGCGCGCGCCAGCGATGAGGAAGCCTCGCGCGTCGTGCGCGGCACCGAGATCGTCCTGCACTTGAAGGACGACGCGAAAAAATATCTCGAGACTTACGAGATCGAACGCATCGTCGGCGCCTATTCCGACAACATCCTGTTTCCCATCGAACTGGTGCCGGAAGAAGGCGAGCCGCGCCAGATCAACTCGGCGAGCGCGCTGTGGCAGCGCTCGAAATCCGAGCTTTCGACGGAAGACTACAAGAAGGCCTATCAGCAGATTGCGTCCGCCTTTGACGATCCCGCAATGACGTTGCACTATCGTGCGGAGGGGCGATACTCCTATGCGGTGCTGCTGTTTGCGCCCTCGACAAAGCCGTTCGATTTGTTCGAGCCGAACCGCAAGGGCCGCGTCAAGCTCTACGTCCGTCGCGTCTTCATCACCGATGATGCCGACCTGCTGCCGGGATATCTGCGCTTCATCCGCGGCGTCGTCGACAGCGAGGATCTTCCGCTCAACATCTCGCGCGAGATGCTCCAGAACAACCCGCAGCTGGCGCAGATCCGCAAGGCGGTGGCGACACGCGTCGTCAACGAGCTCGAAAGCCTCGCCGAGAAGGATGCGGAGAATTTTGCCAAGATCTGGGATGCCTTCGGCGCGGTGCTGAAAGAGGGCATTTACGAGGATTTCGAGCGCCGCGAAAAGCTGCTCACGCTGTCGCGCTTCACCACCACGACCGGCGAGAAGCGCGCGCTCAAGGACGTCGTCGCCGATTTCAAGCCGAACCAGACCGAGATCTATTATCTCGTCGGCGACAGCATCGAGCGGCTGAAGTCCAGTCCGCGGCTGGAAGCCGCAGCCGCGCGCGGCATCGAGGTGCTGCTGTTGTCCGATCCCGTCGATGCGTTCTGGACTTCGATGCCATCGGAGTTCGAGGGCAAGCCGCTGAAGTCGCTGAGCCAGGGCGACCTCAATCTCGACCTGATCCCGCGTGTCGATGAGAAGGACGAGAAGAAGGACGAGCCCGCAGCGGACGAGGCCGCCACCATCGCGGTGATCAAGGCAGCGCTCGGCGAGCGCGTCAGCGACGTCAAGGCCTCGACCCGCCTGACCAGTTCCGCCTCCTGTCTCGTCGCCGACAGCCAGGGCCCGAGCCGCGAGCTCGAGCGCATCCTGGCGCAGCAGAACCGCGGCTTGCGCACCAAGCCGATCCTGGAGATCAATCTGCGCCATCCCATGGTGACGGCGATCACCAGGGCGCAGGCCGGCTCCAAGACGGTCGATGACCTCAGCCTGCTCCTGCTCGAACAGGCGCAGATTCTGGACGGCGAGCTGCCGGAGGATCCGGCTGCGTTTGCGGCAAGGCTGAACCGGCTGGTGCTGCAGGGGCTGGGCTGA
- a CDS encoding nitroreductase, protein MDAKVPNARYSSDDRIGVLEELLNERYSVRAFLPKEVDRATIEHVLTTAQRTASWCNSQPWQVIIASGEAKERFRQLIYKEASGGLGDDYDFTPPREYVGVYLERRRESGFQLYNTLGIPRGDKMGYAKQALENYNFFGAPHVAIIHTNEPLGIYGAIDCGAYVSNFMLAAQALGLGTIPQAALARHSGLIRRQFNLSDDRRVVCGISFGYADHAHKVNSYRTSRASVADTVTFVDH, encoded by the coding sequence ATGGACGCCAAAGTACCCAATGCCCGTTACTCGAGCGACGACCGCATTGGCGTGCTCGAAGAACTCCTCAACGAGCGTTACTCCGTGCGCGCCTTCCTGCCCAAGGAGGTCGATCGCGCCACCATCGAGCATGTGCTGACGACGGCGCAGCGCACAGCGTCCTGGTGCAACAGCCAGCCCTGGCAGGTGATCATCGCCAGCGGCGAGGCCAAGGAACGCTTCCGCCAGCTGATCTACAAGGAGGCCTCAGGTGGCCTTGGCGACGATTATGACTTCACCCCGCCGCGCGAATATGTCGGGGTCTATCTTGAGCGCCGCCGCGAGAGCGGTTTTCAGCTCTACAATACGCTCGGCATCCCACGCGGCGACAAGATGGGTTACGCCAAGCAGGCGCTGGAGAATTACAATTTCTTCGGCGCGCCGCACGTCGCGATCATCCACACCAACGAGCCGCTCGGCATCTATGGCGCGATCGACTGTGGGGCGTATGTCAGCAATTTCATGCTCGCGGCCCAGGCGCTCGGCCTAGGCACGATTCCGCAGGCCGCGCTGGCGCGCCATTCCGGCCTGATACGCCGCCAATTCAACCTGTCCGACGACCGCCGTGTCGTCTGCGGCATCTCGTTCGGCTATGCCGATCATGCGCACAAGGTCAACAGTTACCGCACCTCACGCGCATCAGTCGCTGACACGGTGACGTTCGTCGACCACTGA